TAATCATGCCGGCGTATGAATAGCCAAAGATTAAACAGTGATAAAAATTGTAAGACGGAAACAATAAGCAAACTTACCTGGTTGATTGGACAAATGAAATATGGAGGAGGTTCACTAGGCTCTTTAGGACCTGACGAATTGGATGATGAACCTTCACTAAGAATTCGCATATGCTCGAGCACCGGCCACACTTCGAACTTGAGATCGGGCCGGTTGCTGCGATTTATGTCACAGCACCTCAATGCCATGTGAGCCAGCTCTCTGGCTTGCTCAAGTGGCCAGTGCCCTGCTGTAAAATCCATTATGCCCTTCAAGTTCTCTAGAATAAATGAGTCATGCACCATCTCTTTTAGTTTCAAGGCCGATTTCCCAATCAATAACTGCAATATTATAAGACCAAATGAATAAACATCCGAGCCAAAAGATCGTTCCCCGCCGTTGGCTCGTGGGAGAGTCCAGATTTTATTAGTTTCGGCATGAAGTTGGCATTGAGAAGAATATTTCCTGCTTTCAGGTCACCATGTGCTATGCCACCGTGGTAATGTAGAAAAATTAATGCAGCACATGTTTCTGTACAAATGCACACACGAGTTTGCCATGATAGAGGCTCAGCGTTGCCTGTGCA
Above is a window of Eucalyptus grandis isolate ANBG69807.140 chromosome 9, ASM1654582v1, whole genome shotgun sequence DNA encoding:
- the LOC104444618 gene encoding LOW QUALITY PROTEIN: U-box domain-containing protein 33 (The sequence of the model RefSeq protein was modified relative to this genomic sequence to represent the inferred CDS: inserted 1 base in 1 codon); translated protein: MEATDSFNPSLKIDAGEYGSTYKGFLCHIPVTIKMFFEGSSQYHQEVQTASKRRHPNLVNLIGVCTDDWMLIYEYLPGGSLEDQLCCTGNAEPLSWQTRVCICTETCAALIFLHYHGGIAHGDLKAGNILLNANFMPKLIKSGLSHEXNGGERSFGSDVYSFGLIILQLLIGKSALKLKEMVHDSFILENLKGIMDFTAGHWPLEQARELAHMALRCCDINRSNRPDLKFEVWPVLEHMRILSEGSSSNSSGPKEPSEPPPYFICPINQEIMQNPHVAADGFTYEADAIRCWFSSGHNTSPMTNLRLANLDLLPNMSLRSAIQDWLQDH